The proteins below are encoded in one region of Methylobacillus flagellatus KT:
- the rodA gene encoding rod shape-determining protein RodA produces MMSKLLKRLVRHIDGFLMCCLIVTIILALCVLYSASGQSMGKITNQLINISVAVSLMWIAANVSPQILERIALPAYVVGVLLLISVALFGEISHGARRWLHIGVAKIQPSELMKIAVPMLLAWYFSRRESAATLKDHLVGTILLAIPVGLIMKQPDLGTSLMIAASGFYVLFLAGLSWRILIGAAVGISVAAPILWTMLHDYQRRRIEILFDPYQDPLGAGYHTIQASIALGSGGLAGKGWLNGTQSQLDFLPERTTDFIFAVFGEEFGLLGNILLILLFTIIIGRGLVIAAQAQGTFSRLLAGSITLTFFTYVFVNIGMVSGILPVVGVPLPLISYGGTSLVTLLVGFGILMSIHTHKKLVTS; encoded by the coding sequence ATGATGAGTAAACTGCTTAAGCGCCTAGTCCGGCATATCGACGGCTTTCTGATGTGCTGCCTGATCGTCACCATCATCCTGGCCTTGTGCGTGCTTTACAGCGCTTCCGGCCAAAGCATGGGCAAGATTACCAACCAGCTGATTAATATCAGTGTCGCTGTCAGCTTGATGTGGATTGCTGCCAATGTCTCGCCCCAGATTCTGGAGCGCATTGCATTGCCTGCCTATGTGGTGGGCGTATTGCTGCTGATCAGCGTGGCGCTGTTCGGCGAAATCAGCCATGGTGCCAGGCGCTGGCTGCATATCGGCGTTGCCAAGATTCAGCCTTCGGAGCTGATGAAGATTGCCGTTCCGATGTTGCTGGCCTGGTACTTCTCCCGCCGCGAATCCGCCGCCACATTGAAGGACCATCTCGTCGGCACGATATTGCTCGCGATCCCGGTCGGCCTGATCATGAAGCAGCCCGATCTTGGCACCTCGCTGATGATTGCCGCTTCCGGATTTTATGTCTTGTTCCTTGCAGGATTGAGCTGGCGCATCCTGATCGGCGCGGCCGTCGGCATAAGCGTTGCTGCCCCCATTCTCTGGACCATGCTGCACGATTACCAGCGCCGACGTATCGAAATACTCTTTGATCCCTATCAGGATCCTTTGGGCGCCGGATATCACACCATACAGGCCAGCATCGCACTGGGATCCGGCGGCCTCGCAGGCAAGGGCTGGCTCAATGGCACCCAATCCCAGCTCGACTTCCTGCCCGAGCGGACTACCGATTTTATCTTCGCCGTATTCGGCGAGGAATTCGGCCTGCTGGGCAATATCTTGCTCATCCTGCTGTTTACCATCATCATTGGCCGCGGCTTAGTGATCGCTGCCCAGGCACAAGGCACATTCAGCCGCTTATTGGCCGGCAGCATCACCCTGACCTTTTTCACTTATGTGTTTGTCAACATAGGCATGGTCAGCGGTATTTTGCCCGTCGTGGGTGTGCCCTTGCCGCTCATCAGCTACGGCGGCACATCGCTGGTTACCCTGCTGGTCGGTTTTGGCATACTCATGAGTATTCACACGCACAAGAAGCTTGTTACCTCATAG
- a CDS encoding septal ring lytic transglycosylase RlpA family protein produces MKLIRNLIPGIIALTMAACGGGSSVKPEASKPAPTTQSTPKKGGYYLDDGPGDNPPADIDSIPDAKPRAETPLPRANRPYTALGRRYTPLTEHTPYKQRGIASWYGKRYHGQKTSSGEVYDMYAMTGAHTILPLPSYVRVTNPENGRSVIVRINDRGPFHDNRLIDLSYAAAYKLRLVEKGSGIVEVEALDEYGQPISAPAGSPVDQQARPALAEAGNGNLTNAMSETVTTPPITGAYVQVGAFSIKANGDRLVETLQQSQLANDVQIENWYNAGTYRVRLGPYNSRQQAEAAAEKIKQTLNTNAIVVYQ; encoded by the coding sequence ATGAAACTGATACGCAACCTGATTCCTGGCATCATTGCCCTGACGATGGCCGCCTGCGGTGGCGGCAGCAGCGTCAAACCCGAAGCGAGCAAGCCTGCTCCGACAACCCAATCTACCCCCAAGAAAGGGGGCTATTACCTGGACGACGGCCCGGGCGACAACCCACCAGCCGACATTGACAGCATACCGGACGCCAAGCCGCGTGCCGAAACACCGCTGCCACGTGCCAACCGTCCGTATACGGCACTGGGGCGCCGTTACACGCCGCTGACAGAACATACCCCCTATAAGCAACGCGGCATTGCCTCATGGTATGGCAAGCGCTACCATGGCCAGAAAACGTCCAGCGGCGAAGTCTACGACATGTATGCCATGACCGGCGCACATACCATCCTGCCGCTGCCAAGTTATGTCCGTGTCACCAACCCGGAGAACGGGCGCTCCGTCATCGTCCGCATCAATGACCGCGGCCCTTTCCATGACAACCGGCTGATTGATCTTTCATACGCTGCCGCCTACAAGTTGCGCCTGGTGGAAAAAGGCAGCGGGATTGTCGAGGTGGAAGCCCTGGACGAATATGGCCAGCCGATTTCAGCCCCGGCGGGCTCCCCAGTTGATCAACAGGCAAGGCCTGCGCTTGCAGAGGCCGGCAATGGCAACCTCACCAATGCAATGAGTGAAACCGTCACTACCCCACCCATCACAGGTGCCTATGTGCAGGTGGGCGCATTCTCGATCAAGGCAAACGGCGACCGGCTGGTCGAGACATTGCAGCAAAGCCAGCTCGCAAACGATGTCCAGATAGAGAATTGGTATAATGCCGGAACTTATCGCGTGCGCCTCGGACCATATAACAGCCGCCAGCAGGCAGAGGCCGCAGCGGAAAAGATCAAGCAGACACTCAATACCAACGCAATCGTGGTATACCAGTGA
- a CDS encoding D-alanyl-D-alanine carboxypeptidase family protein: MSYLSIYKPVTIIAVAAAFTANMLMAHAADIPQPPTLAVKSYQLYDFNSERVIAEQDGNSRVEPASLTKIMTAYLAFKAIKNGHLTLTQTLPVSVKAWKVEGSKMFIEPNKPVTVDELLHGMIIQSGNDASIALAEGIAGSEEGFAELMNKEAARLGMKGTHYVNATGLPDPQHYTTAHDLALLAAALIRDFPDHYKRLYSMKEYTYNKISQPNRNRLLWLDPYVDGMKTGHTKSAGYCLVTSAKRGDTRMISVVLGAPSDAARATESQKLLNYGFQFYESKLVYKRGAEVSSLKVWKGAENSVVATVAKNVSITLPKGEYARVKAKVVSQQPLIAPVSAGQQVGKIQFILDDKVIAEHKLVAAKNVAVAGIFGRMLDTIKLWFE, from the coding sequence ATGTCCTACCTTTCCATCTACAAACCAGTCACGATCATCGCTGTGGCAGCTGCCTTTACAGCCAACATGCTGATGGCGCACGCAGCAGATATCCCCCAGCCGCCCACGCTGGCGGTAAAGTCCTACCAGCTGTATGACTTCAATAGCGAACGAGTGATCGCGGAGCAGGATGGCAACTCCCGTGTCGAGCCCGCCTCCCTCACCAAGATCATGACTGCCTACCTTGCATTCAAAGCCATCAAGAACGGCCACTTGACCCTGACGCAGACACTGCCGGTCAGCGTCAAGGCCTGGAAGGTGGAAGGCTCCAAGATGTTCATCGAACCCAATAAGCCTGTCACGGTGGATGAGTTGCTGCACGGCATGATCATCCAGTCCGGCAATGATGCCTCCATTGCCCTGGCTGAAGGCATCGCAGGCTCCGAGGAAGGCTTCGCCGAGCTCATGAACAAGGAAGCCGCCCGGCTGGGGATGAAAGGCACCCATTACGTCAACGCCACCGGCCTGCCAGACCCGCAACACTATACTACCGCGCATGATCTGGCACTGCTGGCGGCCGCACTGATCCGCGACTTCCCTGACCATTACAAGCGCCTGTACTCCATGAAGGAATACACCTATAACAAGATCAGCCAGCCCAACCGCAACCGCCTGTTATGGCTGGACCCTTACGTTGACGGCATGAAGACCGGGCACACCAAGAGCGCGGGCTACTGCCTGGTCACTTCGGCCAAACGCGGTGATACCCGCATGATCTCGGTCGTACTCGGCGCTCCATCTGACGCCGCCCGGGCGACAGAGAGCCAGAAACTGCTCAACTACGGCTTCCAGTTCTATGAATCCAAGCTGGTGTACAAGCGCGGTGCCGAAGTCAGCAGCCTCAAGGTGTGGAAAGGTGCGGAGAATAGCGTTGTGGCAACGGTGGCCAAGAATGTCTCCATCACCTTGCCCAAGGGCGAATATGCCCGGGTCAAGGCCAAGGTAGTCAGTCAACAGCCCTTGATCGCGCCGGTCAGCGCCGGTCAACAGGTTGGCAAGATCCAGTTCATCCTGGATGACAAGGTCATCGCCGAACATAAGCTGGTCGCCGCCAAGAATGTGGCAGTCGCCGGCATCTTTGGCCGCATGCTGGATACAATCAAGCTCTGGTTCGAGTAA
- a CDS encoding D-amino acid aminotransferase, whose protein sequence is MDDTVYLNGSFMPLAQATVPVLDRGFIFGDGVYEVIPVYSGHPFRLEEHLARLAMNLEAVRIRNPLVITAWHDACSRVIAANARLSDQSLYIQVTRGVAPRDQAFPRPDVTPTVLIMSMPLVTPGPELVESGVSAITALDIRWQRCNIKATSLLANVLLRQEAVDHGVAETLMLREGYLTEGSSSNVFIVKKGVLQAPPKSQYMLPGITYDVVLELAQAHGLPFDIAPVSEAQLRAADEIWLTSSTKEVLAVVTLDGAKVNDGKPGPVFRRMHALYQAFKNQVMRAAR, encoded by the coding sequence ATGGATGACACCGTCTACCTCAATGGCTCATTCATGCCATTGGCACAAGCCACGGTCCCGGTCCTGGACCGTGGCTTTATCTTCGGCGATGGCGTGTATGAAGTCATCCCCGTGTATTCTGGCCATCCATTCCGCCTTGAGGAACACCTCGCCCGGCTTGCCATGAACCTGGAAGCAGTCCGGATCCGCAACCCGCTTGTCATCACGGCATGGCATGATGCCTGCTCACGGGTCATCGCAGCCAATGCCAGGCTAAGTGACCAATCACTCTACATCCAGGTTACGCGCGGGGTCGCGCCGCGTGATCAGGCATTTCCCCGCCCGGACGTGACTCCTACCGTCTTGATCATGAGCATGCCGCTGGTAACGCCAGGGCCCGAATTGGTGGAGTCCGGCGTCAGTGCGATCACGGCACTTGATATTCGCTGGCAGCGCTGCAATATAAAAGCCACTTCCCTGCTTGCCAATGTTTTGTTGCGGCAGGAAGCCGTGGATCACGGTGTTGCAGAAACCCTGATGCTGCGTGAGGGCTATCTCACTGAGGGCAGCAGCAGCAATGTCTTCATTGTGAAGAAGGGCGTGTTGCAGGCACCGCCTAAGAGCCAGTACATGCTTCCAGGCATCACCTATGATGTCGTACTGGAGCTGGCCCAGGCGCATGGCCTGCCATTCGACATCGCACCGGTAAGCGAGGCGCAACTGCGCGCGGCAGATGAAATCTGGCTCACCTCATCCACGAAGGAAGTGCTTGCCGTGGTCACGCTGGATGGCGCGAAAGTCAACGACGGCAAGCCAGGGCCGGTATTCAGACGCATGCATGCGCTGTACCAGGCGTTCAAGAATCAAGTCATGAGGGCCGCAAGGTAA
- a CDS encoding HP0495 family protein, producing MANELNGNQPNEQDTLIDFPCDFPIKVMGEAHEEFANLIMAVIQQHLPEFDATRIEMRASTGGKYVSLTCTVLVHSKPQLDDIYRSLTSHPKVKYVL from the coding sequence ATGGCAAATGAGCTTAATGGCAATCAGCCCAACGAGCAGGACACGCTGATCGATTTTCCCTGCGACTTTCCTATCAAGGTGATGGGAGAGGCACACGAGGAATTCGCCAACCTGATCATGGCTGTCATACAGCAACACCTGCCGGAATTTGATGCCACCCGCATCGAAATGCGGGCCAGCACCGGTGGAAAATATGTCAGCCTGACCTGTACCGTGCTCGTACATTCCAAGCCGCAGTTGGATGACATTTACCGCTCACTCACCTCCCATCCAAAGGTGAAATACGTCCTGTGA
- the lipB gene encoding lipoyl(octanoyl) transferase LipB yields the protein MQHERMNRPLIIRTLGRTDYLATWQAMQAYTQSRDEHSHDELWLTEHAPIYTLGLNRKGVRLPSRHDIPLIEVDRGGKITYHGPGQVVIYVLLDLKRRGMSVRSLVSAMEDSMIALLAEHGVTAAARADAPGVYVEGAKIASLGLRLKHQRSYHGLALNIDMDLAPFLAIDPCGYQGLQVTQVRDLGIALTSEAAAQKLLDKLTTQLGYTDRLTENTL from the coding sequence ATGCAGCATGAACGCATGAACCGGCCCCTAATCATTCGCACGCTGGGGCGCACCGATTACCTCGCCACTTGGCAAGCCATGCAGGCCTACACCCAGTCCCGAGACGAACACAGCCACGATGAGCTCTGGCTCACCGAACATGCCCCGATCTATACCCTGGGCCTGAACCGCAAGGGCGTGCGCCTGCCAAGCCGACATGATATTCCGCTGATCGAGGTGGATAGAGGAGGCAAGATTACCTATCATGGTCCGGGCCAAGTCGTCATCTATGTGCTGCTCGACCTCAAGCGCCGCGGCATGAGTGTACGCTCGCTGGTCAGCGCCATGGAAGACAGCATGATCGCCTTGCTTGCAGAACATGGCGTCACGGCAGCGGCTCGCGCCGATGCGCCGGGCGTCTATGTCGAAGGCGCCAAGATCGCCTCGCTTGGCCTGCGCCTCAAGCACCAGCGCAGCTATCATGGCCTGGCGCTGAATATCGATATGGACCTGGCGCCGTTCCTTGCCATCGACCCGTGCGGTTACCAGGGCCTGCAGGTCACGCAGGTCCGTGATCTGGGAATAGCCCTGACATCCGAGGCGGCGGCACAAAAGCTGCTTGATAAATTGACAACACAGTTAGGCTATACTGATCGTCTGACCGAGAATACCTTATGA
- the lipA gene encoding lipoyl synthase, with protein MTEITERIVPPPRKVAGVKESSAEKMARIPIKIIPMPAMRKPEWIRMKVPDSARFREIKQVLRENNLHTVCEEASCPNIGECFSGGTATFMILGDICTRRCPFCDVSHGKPLPPDANEPENLGRTIAQMRLKYVVITSVDRDDLRDGGAQHFVDCIAAVRAHSPQIKVEILVPDFRGRLDRAIHILKAAPPDVMNHNLETVPRLYKEARPGSDYQNSLDLLKEFGKLHPEVPTKSGLMLGLGETDEEILDVMRDLRAHNVTMLTLGQYLQPSPHHLPVKRFVTPQRFAEFERQALAMGFTHAACGPMVRSSYHADHQAQQAGVNF; from the coding sequence ATGACAGAAATTACCGAACGTATCGTCCCGCCGCCCCGCAAGGTCGCGGGCGTCAAGGAATCCAGCGCCGAGAAGATGGCGCGCATCCCGATCAAGATCATTCCCATGCCGGCTATGCGCAAGCCGGAATGGATACGCATGAAAGTGCCGGATAGCGCACGTTTCCGCGAAATCAAGCAGGTGCTGCGCGAGAATAATCTACATACTGTCTGTGAAGAAGCATCCTGTCCCAATATCGGGGAATGCTTCAGTGGCGGCACCGCCACGTTCATGATCCTTGGCGACATTTGCACCCGCCGTTGCCCGTTTTGCGATGTATCTCATGGCAAACCATTGCCACCCGATGCCAACGAGCCTGAAAACCTGGGCCGTACCATTGCCCAGATGCGCCTCAAGTATGTCGTCATCACCAGTGTGGACCGCGACGACTTGCGTGACGGTGGCGCGCAGCATTTTGTCGATTGCATCGCAGCAGTACGCGCCCACTCACCACAGATCAAGGTGGAAATCCTCGTGCCTGACTTCCGCGGCCGCCTGGATCGCGCCATCCATATTCTCAAGGCCGCTCCTCCCGACGTCATGAACCACAATCTGGAAACTGTGCCGCGACTATACAAGGAGGCGCGCCCTGGCTCCGATTACCAGAACTCGCTGGATTTGCTCAAGGAATTCGGCAAGCTGCACCCCGAAGTGCCAACCAAGTCCGGCCTGATGCTGGGGTTGGGCGAAACCGACGAGGAAATTTTGGATGTCATGCGCGACCTGCGGGCGCACAATGTCACCATGTTGACCCTCGGCCAATATCTGCAGCCCAGCCCGCACCATTTGCCGGTCAAGCGTTTCGTCACGCCGCAACGCTTTGCCGAGTTCGAGCGGCAAGCCCTTGCCATGGGGTTCACCCATGCCGCCTGCGGCCCCATGGTGCGCTCCTCCTACCATGCCGATCATCAGGCACAACAAGCAGGTGTCAATTTCTAA
- a CDS encoding hemolysin family protein: MPIIRHNKQVSISNSIIMESNLLLILLALFLVLLNGFFVAAEFGLVKLRQTRVKAIAKNNGWRGRILAKVHHQLDAYLSACQLGITLASLGLGWVGEPAFAKLLEPLLFNMGITTPELVHGISFFVAFFTISYLHIVLGELAPKSMAIRQPERIGLWTGAPLYVFYWLMYPAIWLLNASSNWILRKFGLSTGHATDAHYSADELKLILRSSRASEELTKDEWNILAHTLDFSDLEVADLMRPFNEAISLSAKNSFEENLKIIAQHRYSRYPFVEQDGKVKGVIHLKSLFLAKFEEDELQDLGRFVHPAPFVPPDLPAIELFRRFREGKVSHFAIVGRKGQEPLGFITLDNMLGALVGEIRDEFRQTQNDWTKLDDGTLIGKGSLPIFTLERALGIEIDNEDEVDSVGGLVLSKLGYIPKEGESIAFEQFDIVVKKMNGPRIILVRIHPKQKHDE, encoded by the coding sequence ATGCCGATCATCAGGCACAACAAGCAGGTGTCAATTTCTAACTCCATCATTATGGAAAGTAACCTTTTACTCATTCTGCTTGCCTTATTCCTGGTCCTGCTCAACGGCTTCTTCGTGGCGGCCGAATTCGGCCTGGTCAAGCTCCGGCAAACCCGTGTCAAGGCAATTGCCAAGAACAATGGCTGGCGTGGCCGCATTCTCGCCAAGGTTCACCACCAGCTCGACGCCTACCTCTCCGCCTGCCAGTTAGGCATTACCCTGGCATCCCTCGGCCTGGGATGGGTGGGCGAACCGGCGTTCGCCAAACTGCTGGAGCCCTTGCTGTTCAATATGGGCATCACCACACCTGAACTCGTGCACGGTATTTCATTCTTTGTTGCCTTTTTCACCATCTCCTACCTGCATATCGTGCTGGGTGAGCTCGCCCCCAAGTCCATGGCCATCCGCCAGCCGGAAAGGATAGGCTTATGGACGGGAGCGCCCTTGTATGTTTTCTATTGGCTCATGTATCCTGCCATCTGGTTGCTCAATGCCAGTTCGAACTGGATATTGCGTAAGTTCGGCCTGAGCACCGGTCATGCCACTGACGCACATTATTCCGCCGACGAGTTGAAACTGATCCTGCGCAGCAGCCGCGCCTCTGAAGAGCTGACCAAGGATGAATGGAATATCCTCGCCCATACATTGGACTTCAGCGACCTGGAAGTAGCCGATCTGATGCGACCTTTCAATGAAGCCATTTCCCTCTCCGCCAAGAACAGCTTTGAAGAAAACCTGAAAATCATCGCCCAGCACCGCTACAGCCGCTACCCGTTTGTGGAGCAGGACGGCAAGGTCAAGGGCGTCATTCACCTCAAGAGCTTGTTCCTTGCCAAATTTGAGGAAGATGAACTGCAGGACCTGGGCCGCTTTGTCCATCCAGCCCCATTTGTACCTCCCGACCTGCCCGCGATAGAGCTGTTTCGCCGCTTCCGTGAAGGTAAGGTTAGCCATTTCGCCATCGTCGGGCGCAAAGGGCAGGAGCCCCTCGGCTTCATCACCTTGGACAACATGCTAGGGGCATTGGTCGGGGAAATCCGCGACGAATTCCGCCAGACTCAGAACGACTGGACCAAGCTGGATGACGGTACGCTCATCGGCAAGGGCAGCCTGCCCATTTTCACGCTGGAACGCGCCCTGGGCATCGAGATCGACAATGAGGACGAAGTCGATTCGGTGGGTGGGCTGGTGTTGTCCAAGCTAGGCTATATCCCCAAGGAAGGCGAGAGCATCGCCTTCGAGCAATTCGACATTGTCGTCAAGAAAATGAACGGCCCGCGCATCATCCTGGTCCGCATTCACCCGAAGCAGAAACATGATGAGTAA
- a CDS encoding FAD-dependent monooxygenase — MMSNTAATVNHSQKVDLFIVGGGMIGSALAARLAPSGMRIALLENHQPAAFDPSSPPDLRVSALSPASIDFLEQAQAWPAIQTMRTAPFKRMQVWENRQDHGTMFDAAEVDAPWLGHIVENRLVQLACLEIVEGYDNVTLLCPGEIGQIAYRPEGSHIRLNSGQIFEATLLIGADGANSQVRKAAGIALDSQQYPMHALVATVAIQGGERDITWQRFTPDGPQSLLPLPGDYASLVWYHRPSEVRRLLTLDDDALLDAFRQHFPAVLPEITGLVRRGSFPLARSHAQAYVRPGVALIGDAAHTIHPLAGQGVNLGFQDAAVLSETLLRAWQTGADLAALPHLQRYERQRKLANLVMQRAMDAFSYGFSNDVAPLRLLRNLGLRFADHTGPIKRQVIRYALGLGPQPSLPLPSGLSKLLP; from the coding sequence ATGATGAGTAATACAGCGGCCACAGTAAACCACTCTCAAAAAGTCGACCTGTTCATCGTCGGTGGCGGCATGATAGGCAGCGCGCTGGCTGCCAGGCTCGCGCCTAGCGGCATGCGGATCGCCCTGCTGGAAAACCATCAACCTGCCGCTTTTGACCCCTCCAGTCCTCCGGATTTGCGCGTATCGGCCCTGAGTCCTGCCTCTATCGACTTTCTTGAGCAAGCCCAGGCATGGCCGGCAATACAAACCATGCGCACTGCGCCGTTCAAGCGCATGCAGGTCTGGGAAAACCGCCAGGACCACGGCACCATGTTCGATGCGGCAGAAGTGGATGCGCCCTGGCTCGGCCATATCGTCGAGAACAGGCTGGTGCAGCTCGCCTGCCTGGAGATTGTTGAAGGTTACGACAACGTCACGCTGCTATGCCCGGGCGAAATCGGGCAGATCGCTTATCGGCCGGAAGGCAGCCACATCCGCCTGAACAGTGGTCAGATTTTTGAGGCAACACTCCTCATCGGTGCCGATGGCGCCAACTCCCAAGTCCGCAAAGCGGCCGGTATTGCATTGGACAGCCAGCAATACCCCATGCATGCCCTTGTCGCCACCGTTGCCATCCAAGGTGGTGAACGCGATATCACCTGGCAGCGCTTCACCCCCGACGGGCCGCAATCGCTGCTGCCCTTGCCCGGTGACTATGCCTCACTGGTGTGGTATCACCGCCCGAGCGAGGTACGCCGACTATTGACACTAGACGACGATGCGCTGCTGGATGCATTCCGCCAGCACTTCCCTGCTGTATTGCCTGAAATCACGGGATTGGTGCGGCGCGGCAGTTTCCCGCTCGCACGAAGCCATGCGCAAGCCTATGTACGTCCTGGCGTTGCACTGATCGGCGATGCCGCCCACACCATTCATCCTCTGGCAGGCCAGGGGGTCAACCTCGGTTTCCAGGATGCTGCCGTGCTCAGCGAGACACTGCTGAGAGCCTGGCAAACAGGCGCTGACCTTGCCGCACTGCCCCACTTACAACGCTATGAGCGCCAGCGCAAGCTGGCCAACCTCGTCATGCAGCGCGCCATGGACGCGTTCAGCTACGGCTTCAGCAACGATGTTGCGCCCTTGCGGCTGCTACGCAACTTGGGACTCAGGTTTGCCGACCACACTGGTCCCATCAAGCGTCAAGTCATCCGCTATGCACTGGGACTAGGCCCTCAACCCAGCCTGCCTCTACCTTCCGGTCTATCCAAGCTCCTACCATAG
- a CDS encoding pyridoxamine 5'-phosphate oxidase family protein gives MSEFYGAQHRQWQEHFDGVAMADRVRELIVLPSIPEEHAGFIGSRDFFFLSTIDHRGFPTCSYKGGQPGFVKILDDTTLAFPSLDGNSMYLSMGNLSLNPKIGMLFIDFETPHRIRVHGTASVKPDDTLLAEYQEAELIVRIKIEEIFVNCPRYIHKHQRVQHSPYVPQAGCTTRTPQWKRLDSVQDVLRQPDLEKVSRMGGPITIEEYMELVLQGDA, from the coding sequence ATGAGCGAGTTTTATGGCGCGCAGCATAGGCAATGGCAGGAACATTTCGATGGAGTGGCAATGGCGGACCGGGTACGCGAACTGATCGTGCTGCCCAGTATCCCGGAAGAGCATGCAGGCTTCATCGGCAGCCGGGATTTCTTCTTTCTTTCCACCATAGACCACCGAGGCTTTCCCACGTGCTCCTATAAGGGCGGCCAACCCGGATTTGTCAAAATACTGGATGACACCACCCTGGCATTCCCCAGCCTGGATGGCAATAGCATGTATCTATCGATGGGCAATCTCTCGCTCAATCCTAAAATAGGGATGTTATTCATTGACTTTGAAACGCCACACCGAATCCGTGTTCACGGTACTGCCAGCGTTAAACCGGACGACACTTTGCTTGCGGAATATCAAGAAGCCGAGCTGATCGTAAGAATCAAGATCGAGGAAATCTTCGTCAATTGCCCACGCTACATACATAAGCACCAGCGTGTGCAACATTCGCCTTATGTACCGCAGGCCGGATGCACCACGCGAACGCCGCAATGGAAGCGCCTGGACAGTGTACAGGACGTGCTGCGACAACCTGACTTGGAGAAGGTGTCCCGCATGGGCGGCCCGATCACGATAGAAGAATATATGGAACTCGTGCTGCAGGGAGATGCCTGA
- a CDS encoding NADPH-dependent FMN reductase gives MIKLLGISGSLRKQSFNTALLNAAKTLAPADVQIEIATLHGIPLYDGDMEEASGIPEAVTTLKQKMIASDGVIIATPEYNGGFPGVLKNATDWLSRPPADIAQVFNGRAFTVIGATPSGFGTILAQDAWLRILRQLGTRYWAGGRLLLSRAHEAFDDQGRLVDQRSREELEKFIQGFAQFATKTPS, from the coding sequence ATGATCAAGCTATTGGGTATTTCCGGCAGCCTGCGCAAGCAATCGTTCAACACTGCTTTATTGAACGCAGCAAAAACGCTTGCGCCTGCTGATGTGCAAATTGAAATTGCTACACTACACGGCATACCGCTTTATGATGGTGACATGGAAGAAGCGTCTGGCATTCCTGAAGCTGTGACAACACTCAAACAGAAAATGATCGCCAGCGATGGCGTCATCATTGCTACGCCTGAATATAATGGTGGTTTCCCTGGCGTCTTGAAGAACGCAACCGACTGGCTGTCACGTCCGCCTGCCGATATCGCGCAGGTCTTCAATGGACGCGCTTTCACCGTGATCGGGGCCACGCCATCTGGATTTGGCACCATTCTGGCTCAGGATGCCTGGCTAAGAATATTGCGCCAGTTGGGCACCCGTTACTGGGCAGGAGGCAGGTTGCTGCTCTCACGCGCTCACGAAGCCTTCGATGATCAAGGCCGGCTGGTCGACCAGCGCTCCAGGGAAGAATTGGAGAAATTCATCCAGGGATTCGCACAATTCGCGACAAAGACTCCGTCGTAA
- a CDS encoding HIT family protein, with protein MTRTMSFHKNCELCTTAGGEILWQDALCRVVHVENQDYPGFCRVILNRHVKEMSDLRPAERDHLMLVVFAVEEAVREVMRPDKINLASLGNMTPHVHWHVIPRFKRDRHFPNSVWGETKRESLPQALDQGSTTALKKAISVRLDQGEPVFMGM; from the coding sequence ATGACCAGAACCATGTCTTTCCACAAAAATTGTGAACTCTGTACCACCGCCGGCGGCGAGATTCTTTGGCAGGATGCGCTATGCAGAGTCGTGCACGTGGAAAACCAGGATTATCCGGGCTTTTGCCGCGTTATCCTCAACCGTCACGTCAAGGAAATGAGCGACCTCAGGCCTGCGGAGCGCGACCATCTCATGTTGGTCGTGTTTGCAGTCGAGGAGGCCGTGCGTGAAGTCATGCGTCCGGACAAGATCAACCTCGCCAGCCTCGGCAACATGACGCCTCACGTCCATTGGCACGTGATCCCGCGCTTCAAGCGTGACCGCCACTTTCCTAACTCGGTCTGGGGGGAAACCAAGCGTGAGAGCCTGCCTCAAGCCCTCGACCAGGGGAGCACTACCGCATTGAAGAAAGCAATTTCCGTACGGCTGGACCAAGGCGAACCGGTGTTCATGGGCATGTAG